One genomic window of Arachis stenosperma cultivar V10309 chromosome 10, arast.V10309.gnm1.PFL2, whole genome shotgun sequence includes the following:
- the LOC130957415 gene encoding uncharacterized protein LOC130957415, producing MFGIPEVVVSDNGTQFSDKKFGEFLTGLEIKKKFSSVEHPQSNEQSKAAKKIILSGLKKYLDQRKGSWANKLASVLWFYRTTPQFSTRETPLWLTYSVDAIIPMEIREPSPRLILGGGSEAIEKDLIDETREMTHLSEAALK from the coding sequence ATGTTTGGAATACCGGAGGTTGTGGTCTCGGACAATGGGACACAATTTTCCGATAAGAAGTTTGGGGAGTTCTTAACTGGATTAGAGATCAAGAAGAAATTTTCCTCGGTGGAACACCCCCAGAGTAACGAGCAATCCAAGGCAGCAAAAAAAATTATCCTTAGTGGATTAAAGAAGTATCTTGACCAAAGAAAGGGCTCTTGGGCTAACAAGTTGGCCTCTGTTTTATGGTTCTATAGGACAACGCCGCAATTCTCCACCAGGGAGACACCTTTATGGCTTACCTACAGTGTTGACGCGATTATCCCTATGGAGATTAGAGAACCAAGTCCAAGGTTGATCCTAGGTGGAGGTAGTGAAGCGATTGAAAAAGACTTAATTGACGAAACAAGGGAGATGACCCACTTGTCGGAAGCGGCATTGAAATAG
- the LOC130957416 gene encoding uncharacterized protein LOC130957416: MFGIPEVVVSDNGTQFSDKKFGEFLTGLEIKKKFSSVEHLQSNEQSKAAKKIILSGLKKHLDQRKGSWANELASVLWFYRTTPQFFTRETPLWLTYSVDAVIPMEIREPSPRLILGGGSEAIEKDLIDETREMTHLSEAALK; this comes from the coding sequence ATGTTTGGAATACCGGAGGTTGTGGTCTCGGACAATGGGACACAATTTTCTGATAAGAAGTTTGGGGAGTTCTTAACTGGATTAGAGATCAAGAAGAAATTTTCCTCGGTGGAACACCTCCAGAGTAACGAGCAATCCAAGGCAGCTAAAAAAATTATCCTTAGTGGATTAAAGAAGCATCTTGACCAAAGAAAGGGCTCTTGGGCTAACGAGTTGGCCTCTGTTTTATGGTTCTATAGGACAACGCCGCAATTCTTCACCAGGGAGACACCTTTATGGCTTACCTACAGTGTTGACGCGGTTATCCCTATGGAGATTAGAGAACCAAGTCCAAGGTTGATCCTAGGTGGAGGTAGTGAAGCGATCGAAAAAGACTTAATTGACGAAACAAGGGAGATGACCCACTTGTCGGAAGCGGCATTGAAATAG